In a genomic window of Bordetella petrii:
- a CDS encoding GTPase, with protein MTKVATMDTETFDLAERDVLAVLPARSQDLARLRVLVQQQPQPTVTVMGKYNHGKSRLLNELVGSDTFAVADKRETVALAEHVQSAVRWLDAPGLDADVGLADDGHAYHAAWLQADIRLFVHAAKEGELDAAERTLLHTLDADQQRTRRRTLFVLTQVDQMADDAHLDKVVTAIHAQAPELTLHQVSSTRHRQGVEGGKKLLIEKSGIPALHAVLREAIAEVPAARVHETALLLGEIRRELQSAKSDAWLRLQSLQGTQHQQRQAFEQGLIEVLDKVQIDLQPVLEVSGPDQALVPDSFENAFKLTAGKQERARIQVAYSRACIAINAHLVKHAVVGLPQAQQTSVTSLDTVMVAVMGVSVKYREDLRRIFCEPEGRDRLGRDFARYFELSDDRQALASRIAQCEAERVAADKALQALATLETA; from the coding sequence ATGACGAAGGTGGCAACGATGGATACGGAGACTTTTGATCTTGCCGAGCGTGATGTGCTGGCAGTTCTTCCCGCACGATCACAGGACTTGGCGCGTTTGCGCGTTCTGGTCCAGCAGCAACCGCAGCCTACGGTAACGGTGATGGGCAAGTACAACCACGGCAAAAGCCGCTTGCTCAACGAACTCGTGGGCAGCGATACCTTTGCCGTGGCGGACAAGCGCGAGACCGTAGCATTGGCCGAGCACGTCCAGTCGGCCGTGCGCTGGTTGGATGCACCAGGCTTGGATGCCGATGTCGGGCTGGCCGATGACGGCCATGCCTACCACGCCGCCTGGCTTCAGGCCGACATTCGCCTGTTCGTCCATGCGGCCAAGGAAGGGGAACTGGACGCCGCGGAACGCACGCTGCTTCACACCCTCGACGCGGACCAGCAGCGCACGCGCCGACGCACGCTGTTCGTGCTGACGCAAGTGGACCAGATGGCCGACGATGCGCATCTGGACAAGGTCGTGACCGCCATCCACGCGCAGGCACCGGAACTGACGCTGCACCAGGTTTCCTCCACACGGCATCGTCAAGGCGTGGAAGGGGGCAAGAAACTGCTGATCGAGAAAAGCGGAATTCCCGCTCTTCATGCGGTGCTGCGTGAGGCAATCGCCGAAGTACCGGCGGCACGGGTGCACGAGACAGCGCTGCTTCTCGGTGAAATCCGGCGCGAATTGCAATCGGCGAAGTCCGATGCGTGGTTGCGCCTGCAATCGCTGCAAGGTACCCAGCACCAGCAGCGCCAAGCGTTCGAGCAAGGGCTGATCGAAGTGCTCGACAAGGTGCAGATCGACCTGCAGCCCGTGTTGGAGGTCAGCGGTCCCGACCAGGCGCTGGTGCCCGACTCTTTCGAGAATGCATTCAAGCTCACGGCCGGCAAGCAGGAGCGTGCGCGCATCCAGGTCGCCTATTCACGCGCCTGCATTGCCATCAATGCCCATCTGGTCAAGCACGCTGTGGTGGGACTGCCGCAGGCGCAGCAGACCTCGGTCACCAGCCTGGACACGGTCATGGTCGCGGTGATGGGGGTGTCGGTCAAATACCGCGAAGACCTGCGAAGAATCTTCTGCGAACCGGAGGGACGCGACAGACTGGGCCGGGATTTCGCGCGCTACTTCGAGT
- a CDS encoding benzoate/H(+) symporter BenE family transporter — MEFKHRSLTAWVAGFLAVLISYAGPLVIFIQAAQAGHISNVELTSWIWAISIGAGVSGLLLSWWLKLPVITAWSAPGTALLLSLFPDISMPEVVGAYLTAAAIVIAIGVTGYFEKIVAFIPKGIAAGMMAGILFQFGVQAFRASVDMPIVFFAMLAAYLISKRLWPRYAIVIVALTGFAVAFAMGTTHLQALGLELARPVFVVPQFNIGVFLSFTVPLVLVSLTGQYLPGMAVLQLAGYRVPSRAVVAGTGLASLLTACFGGITIVLAAITAALCTGRDAHADPGKRYIAGIANGVFYLIGGAFAGTIVQVFTAFPSALIAALAGLALIGAIISNIRILVSEDAYVEPSVITFLATASGMTLFGLGAAFWGVVFGMASYWLFAQPQGAKRKEQ, encoded by the coding sequence ATGGAGTTCAAGCATCGTTCTCTCACCGCCTGGGTAGCCGGATTTCTGGCGGTTCTGATTTCCTACGCAGGGCCGCTGGTCATCTTCATCCAGGCGGCGCAAGCGGGCCACATCTCGAATGTCGAACTGACGTCCTGGATCTGGGCCATCTCGATCGGAGCGGGCGTGAGTGGCCTGCTGTTGAGCTGGTGGCTCAAGCTGCCTGTCATCACGGCGTGGTCCGCTCCCGGAACCGCCTTGCTGCTCAGCCTGTTTCCCGACATCTCGATGCCGGAAGTGGTGGGCGCCTATCTCACGGCCGCGGCCATCGTCATCGCGATTGGCGTCACGGGGTACTTCGAGAAGATCGTTGCATTCATCCCCAAGGGCATCGCGGCGGGGATGATGGCGGGCATCCTGTTCCAATTCGGCGTGCAAGCCTTTCGCGCCAGCGTGGACATGCCTATTGTCTTCTTCGCCATGCTGGCGGCATACCTGATCAGCAAGCGGCTGTGGCCGCGCTACGCCATCGTCATCGTGGCACTGACCGGCTTTGCCGTCGCATTCGCCATGGGCACGACCCATCTGCAGGCGCTCGGACTGGAGCTGGCAAGACCGGTGTTCGTTGTCCCGCAATTCAATATCGGTGTGTTCCTGAGCTTCACCGTACCACTGGTGTTGGTGAGCCTGACCGGACAGTACCTGCCCGGCATGGCCGTGTTGCAGCTTGCCGGCTACCGCGTGCCGTCCCGCGCCGTGGTGGCGGGTACGGGGTTGGCATCGCTGCTGACAGCGTGCTTTGGCGGCATCACCATCGTCCTGGCAGCCATTACCGCCGCGCTGTGCACTGGCAGGGACGCGCACGCGGACCCCGGGAAGCGCTATATCGCAGGCATTGCCAATGGGGTGTTCTACCTCATCGGTGGCGCCTTCGCGGGAACGATAGTGCAGGTGTTCACCGCATTCCCGTCGGCGCTGATCGCGGCGTTGGCTGGCCTGGCGCTGATCGGTGCCATCATCTCCAACATCCGCATTCTCGTCAGCGAGGACGCCTATGTGGAGCCATCGGTCATCACTTTTTTGGCAACGGCCTCGGGAATGACGCTGTTCGGCCTGGGAGCGGCTTTCTGGGGCGTGGTGTTCGGCATGGCCTCGTATTGGCTGTTCGCTCAGCCACAGGGAGCGAAAAGGAAAGAACAATGA
- a CDS encoding MFS transporter, whose amino-acid sequence MDTSMNSDSQWSIPTLIDNERLGAFQCRIFILCFAIALFDGFDTQAIAFTGPAILSAFNLPAGSLAPILTAGIVGMTIGAMTLGMVGDRIGRRPTIMLSLAIFGAATLATSWAADHQQILALRFIAGLGMGGCTPVLLALAAEYGPARLRGAIMTGVLLGLPAGAMLGGLLAARMLPQIGWEGIFIVGGAVPLAMLVLIAVVLPESLYYRATRGDALGQRYIAKVLSKIVTRPLPPEAHFTVPESAVARAGVRALFADGNARKTVAIWAVYLLNWMAWFMLLSWLPTVLRAAGLPAADAPLGTVIVNAVFIICAIPLSLLLSRVDTRRLLAAMFAVGIVVALGLGFAGQNWTLVFVLAGAAGFGVGGQQIALNYLIVGAYPTALRATATGWSIGMGRAGAIVGSAIGGSFLARGGPRGFFIALAVPLIVAGLAVLSLKLKPTEGGVRPLASH is encoded by the coding sequence ATGGACACATCGATGAATTCTGATTCTCAATGGTCGATTCCAACATTGATCGACAACGAACGGCTGGGTGCATTCCAGTGCCGGATATTCATTCTCTGCTTCGCCATTGCCTTGTTCGATGGCTTTGACACGCAGGCCATCGCGTTCACCGGCCCGGCCATTCTCTCGGCCTTCAATCTGCCGGCTGGCTCACTTGCCCCGATCCTCACGGCCGGGATTGTCGGGATGACGATCGGGGCGATGACACTGGGCATGGTCGGGGACCGGATCGGCCGCAGGCCGACCATCATGCTGAGCCTGGCAATCTTCGGCGCAGCGACACTGGCGACGTCTTGGGCTGCCGACCACCAGCAAATCCTGGCGCTGCGTTTCATCGCAGGCCTGGGCATGGGCGGATGCACGCCTGTGTTACTGGCGCTGGCGGCCGAATATGGGCCCGCCCGGCTGCGGGGTGCGATCATGACCGGAGTGCTACTGGGCTTGCCTGCCGGTGCGATGCTGGGCGGTTTGCTCGCTGCGCGTATGCTGCCCCAGATCGGATGGGAAGGCATCTTCATCGTTGGCGGTGCCGTGCCGCTCGCGATGCTGGTGTTGATCGCGGTTGTGCTGCCTGAATCGTTGTACTACCGGGCCACGCGAGGCGATGCCCTGGGGCAGCGCTATATCGCCAAGGTGCTGTCCAAGATCGTGACCCGCCCTTTGCCACCCGAAGCGCACTTCACTGTGCCGGAGTCCGCTGTCGCGCGCGCGGGCGTCCGCGCGCTGTTCGCCGATGGCAATGCACGCAAGACCGTCGCCATCTGGGCCGTCTACCTGCTGAACTGGATGGCGTGGTTCATGCTGCTGTCGTGGCTTCCTACCGTGCTCAGGGCCGCAGGTTTGCCGGCAGCGGACGCGCCGCTGGGAACGGTGATCGTCAACGCGGTGTTCATCATTTGCGCGATACCGCTGTCGTTGCTGTTGTCGCGTGTCGATACGCGCCGCCTGTTGGCCGCGATGTTCGCGGTCGGCATCGTCGTGGCACTGGGATTGGGCTTTGCCGGCCAGAACTGGACGCTGGTATTCGTGCTGGCGGGGGCTGCGGGCTTCGGCGTCGGTGGGCAGCAGATCGCCCTGAACTACCTCATCGTGGGCGCTTATCCCACCGCGTTGCGCGCGACGGCCACTGGGTGGTCCATCGGCATGGGGCGCGCGGGCGCCATCGTGGGCTCCGCCATCGGTGGCAGCTTCCTGGCCAGGGGCGGTCCGCGGGGCTTTTTCATCGCCTTGGCCGTGCCCTTGATCGTTGCGGGGCTTGCCGTCCTGAGCCTCAAGCTCAAACCAACCGAAGGAGGAGTCCGGCCTTTGGCTTCTCACTGA
- a CDS encoding NAD(P)-dependent alcohol dehydrogenase, translating to MNAKTELRSITVAVVRAPQQPFTIEAARIRAPRKDEVLVRVVATGLCHTDLIVRDQYYPVPLPAVLGHEGAGVVEEVGPNVKNLKVGDHVVLTYGACGHCNPCASGHEAYCKDFYPLNFGGCDIHGDTALQTADGVPLHDHFFAQSSFATYALARENNAIQVPADAPLELLGPLGCGIQTGAGAVINSLKVRVGSSFAAYGAGAVGLSAVMAARVAGATTIIAIDVVPSRLELAKELGATHTVNSKEVDVIETVREITNGGADFALESTGRPEVLEAGIDALGGLGTMGIVGAPKLGTRASFDINSLLLGGRSIRGIVEGDSVPQVFIPQLVKLYQQGRFPFDRLVKFYPLEQINQAAEDSTKGITLKPILRIADA from the coding sequence ATGAATGCAAAGACGGAATTGCGCAGCATCACGGTAGCCGTGGTGCGTGCCCCGCAGCAGCCTTTCACCATCGAGGCGGCACGCATCCGTGCACCACGCAAAGACGAGGTGCTGGTGCGGGTGGTGGCCACCGGCCTGTGCCACACCGACCTGATCGTGCGCGATCAGTACTATCCGGTGCCTCTTCCCGCGGTGCTGGGCCACGAGGGCGCCGGTGTCGTCGAAGAAGTTGGCCCCAACGTCAAGAACCTGAAGGTCGGCGATCATGTCGTGCTGACCTATGGTGCCTGCGGCCATTGCAACCCGTGCGCCAGTGGCCACGAAGCCTATTGCAAGGACTTCTATCCGCTCAACTTCGGCGGCTGCGATATCCACGGCGATACAGCGCTGCAAACCGCTGACGGCGTGCCGCTCCACGATCACTTTTTTGCGCAATCCTCGTTCGCCACGTACGCATTGGCGCGCGAAAACAATGCGATCCAGGTTCCGGCCGATGCGCCACTGGAACTGCTTGGTCCCTTGGGCTGTGGCATCCAGACTGGCGCAGGAGCCGTGATCAACTCGCTCAAGGTGCGCGTGGGCAGCAGCTTCGCCGCTTATGGCGCCGGGGCCGTCGGCCTGAGCGCGGTCATGGCGGCCCGCGTGGCCGGTGCGACCACCATCATCGCTATCGACGTCGTGCCGTCACGGCTGGAACTGGCAAAGGAACTGGGCGCCACCCACACGGTGAACAGCAAAGAAGTCGATGTCATCGAGACCGTGCGCGAAATCACCAATGGGGGGGCTGATTTCGCGCTCGAATCCACCGGGCGGCCGGAAGTGCTCGAAGCCGGCATCGATGCCCTGGGCGGGCTGGGAACCATGGGCATCGTCGGCGCGCCCAAACTGGGCACCCGGGCCAGTTTCGACATCAACAGCCTGCTGCTGGGGGGACGCAGCATCCGTGGCATTGTCGAGGGCGACAGCGTTCCCCAGGTCTTCATCCCGCAACTGGTCAAGCTCTACCAGCAGGGCCGCTTCCCATTTGACCGGCTGGTGAAGTTCTATCCCCTGGAGCAGATCAACCAGGCCGCCGAAGACAGCACCAAGGGCATCACGCTCAAGCCCATTCTGCGCATCGCCGACGCCTGA
- a CDS encoding benzaldehyde dehydrogenase, translating into MAVSQSQTFLPAELWSGRLFAGRWREGATTAAVLEPATGTELGRVALADPALIASQAAEAAHAQRAWAALPYDERAQVLRKAARLAEDHADEIAGWVVRESGSIQMKAGFEVAVTIKALHEASGLPSRSAGEVLPSEPGRLSLARRRPLGVVGVIPPFNFPLYLAMRAVAPALALGNAVVLKPDPRTAVCGGMVIARLFELAGLPAGVLQVLPGDGAAGAAMTSDPNIDMIQFTGSTAAGRKVGEAASRHLKKVSLELGGKNSLIVLDDADLDLAIANTAWGVYLHQGQICMSAGRVLVQRGIYDSFVQKLIAKASSLKVGNPVHGDVRIGPLINAVQRDNALRIIDAATQAGAVVETGGTHEGLFLAPTVLSGVTPDNPAFHEEIFGPVAVVIPFDSDEDAIRLANDTEYGLSMAVLSRDVGRALKLGESLRTGLLHINDQTVNDEVVNPFGGVGASGNGSSIGGAANWEEFTQWQWLTVKGQAPAYPF; encoded by the coding sequence ATAGCCGTGAGTCAGTCACAGACATTCCTGCCCGCCGAACTCTGGAGTGGCCGCCTGTTTGCCGGCCGGTGGCGTGAAGGCGCCACGACAGCCGCCGTGCTGGAACCCGCCACCGGCACCGAGTTGGGTCGCGTTGCGCTGGCCGATCCGGCGCTGATCGCCAGCCAGGCCGCTGAGGCCGCACACGCGCAGCGGGCCTGGGCAGCACTGCCCTACGATGAACGCGCCCAGGTCCTGCGCAAGGCGGCGCGGCTTGCCGAGGACCACGCGGACGAGATCGCCGGCTGGGTGGTCCGCGAGAGCGGTTCCATTCAAATGAAGGCCGGCTTTGAAGTCGCCGTGACCATCAAGGCGCTGCACGAGGCCTCGGGCCTGCCCTCGCGCAGCGCCGGTGAGGTTCTGCCCTCCGAGCCGGGGCGGTTGAGCCTGGCGCGTCGGCGGCCGCTCGGGGTGGTGGGCGTGATTCCGCCGTTCAATTTCCCGCTGTACCTGGCCATGCGCGCGGTGGCGCCCGCGCTGGCGCTGGGCAATGCCGTCGTCCTCAAGCCCGACCCTCGCACGGCCGTGTGTGGCGGTATGGTAATCGCGCGCCTGTTCGAACTCGCCGGACTGCCCGCCGGAGTGCTGCAGGTGCTGCCGGGCGATGGCGCGGCCGGCGCGGCGATGACCAGCGATCCGAACATTGACATGATCCAGTTCACCGGCTCCACCGCAGCCGGGCGCAAGGTGGGCGAAGCAGCCAGTCGTCATCTCAAGAAGGTTTCGCTGGAATTGGGCGGCAAGAACTCGCTGATCGTCCTCGATGACGCCGATCTGGACCTGGCCATCGCCAACACCGCCTGGGGCGTCTATCTGCACCAGGGGCAGATCTGCATGTCCGCCGGGCGCGTGCTGGTGCAACGCGGCATCTACGACAGCTTCGTGCAAAAGCTCATCGCCAAGGCCAGCAGCCTCAAGGTGGGCAACCCCGTCCATGGCGACGTGCGCATCGGCCCGCTGATCAATGCCGTTCAGCGTGACAACGCCCTGCGCATCATCGACGCGGCCACCCAGGCGGGCGCCGTAGTGGAAACAGGCGGCACGCATGAAGGGCTGTTCCTCGCACCGACGGTGCTCAGCGGCGTGACGCCGGACAATCCGGCCTTCCACGAGGAGATCTTCGGCCCCGTCGCGGTGGTGATCCCGTTCGACAGCGACGAGGACGCGATCCGGCTGGCCAACGACACCGAGTATGGGCTGTCGATGGCAGTCCTTTCGCGCGACGTCGGACGCGCGCTCAAGCTGGGCGAATCCTTGCGCACCGGCTTGTTGCACATCAACGACCAGACCGTCAACGACGAGGTGGTCAATCCTTTCGGCGGCGTCGGCGCCTCCGGCAACGGCAGCAGCATCGGCGGCGCGGCCAACTGGGAGGAGTTCACCCAGTGGCAGTGGCTCACAGTCAAGGGACAGGCCCCCGCCTATCCGTTTTGA
- the catC gene encoding muconolactone Delta-isomerase, which yields MLYLVHMIVDIPSTVPAEEAARIKAEEKAYSQALQRSGKWPHLWRVVGEYANYSVFDVESNDELHETLSKLPLFPFMKISVTPLAKHPSSIK from the coding sequence ATGCTTTATCTGGTTCACATGATCGTCGATATCCCATCCACCGTGCCGGCCGAAGAAGCCGCGCGCATCAAGGCCGAGGAAAAGGCTTACTCGCAAGCGCTGCAACGCTCTGGCAAGTGGCCGCACCTGTGGCGCGTGGTGGGCGAATACGCCAACTACAGCGTGTTCGATGTAGAGAGCAACGACGAACTGCACGAAACGCTCAGCAAGTTGCCGCTGTTTCCGTTCATGAAGATTTCGGTGACGCCGCTGGCCAAGCACCCGTCCTCCATCAAGTGA
- the pcaD gene encoding 3-oxoadipate enol-lactonase yields MSNKAFQLKTSRGEFRVAVDGDDAAPALILSNSLGTTLEMWEPQVAAFSAGYRLIRYDARGHGGSPITAGSYSFDELGQDVLAVLDALRIERAAFCGISMGGHTGLWLGIHAGQRLSAIAVCNSAARIGADAAWRERAAMVRGGGTVGMRTLADSAPGRWFTDGFIQAQPATVQRAQEGIAGIDPEGYAACCEALATSDLRNDIGRISVPTLLLAGASDPVTTVADAQAMQASISGSRVAVVQASHLSNLEAPRAFNQVVLDFISGTAVA; encoded by the coding sequence GTGAGCAATAAAGCCTTTCAGTTGAAAACCTCCCGCGGTGAATTCAGGGTGGCCGTCGATGGCGATGACGCCGCCCCGGCGCTGATTCTGAGCAACTCCCTGGGCACGACGTTGGAGATGTGGGAGCCGCAGGTCGCGGCGTTCTCCGCTGGCTACCGTCTGATCCGATACGACGCCCGCGGCCACGGCGGCAGCCCGATCACGGCCGGCTCTTACAGCTTCGATGAGCTGGGCCAGGACGTGCTCGCCGTGCTGGATGCGCTGCGCATCGAGCGGGCCGCGTTCTGCGGCATATCGATGGGCGGCCACACCGGACTGTGGCTGGGCATTCATGCGGGCCAGCGCCTCAGTGCCATCGCGGTCTGCAACAGCGCCGCGAGGATCGGCGCCGATGCGGCCTGGCGCGAGCGCGCCGCCATGGTGCGCGGCGGCGGCACGGTTGGCATGCGGACGTTGGCCGATTCCGCACCGGGCCGCTGGTTTACCGACGGCTTCATCCAGGCTCAGCCCGCGACCGTGCAGCGCGCGCAGGAGGGGATCGCCGGCATCGATCCCGAAGGTTATGCGGCGTGCTGCGAGGCGCTGGCGACTTCAGACCTGCGGAACGATATCGGCCGCATTTCCGTACCCACACTGCTGCTGGCAGGCGCCTCCGATCCAGTGACGACGGTGGCCGACGCCCAGGCCATGCAAGCCAGCATTTCAGGCTCGCGCGTGGCTGTGGTGCAGGCCTCCCACCTCTCGAATCTGGAAGCGCCTCGGGCGTTCAACCAGGTAGTGCTGGATTTCATCTCCGGTACCGCTGTGGCCTGA
- a CDS encoding MFS transporter: MTTLEVNQIIDNARFTRFHWMVMCLCGLLLIFDGYDLFIYGAVLPVLMKEWGLTPVQAGALGSYALFGMMFGAFVFGPLADRIGRKKGVALSFVLFSVATLLSGFATTPNEFGIYRFIAGLGCGGLMPNAVALMNEYAPKRARSTLVAIMFSGYSLGGVLCAGLGIYMLPRYGWQSMFFAAAVPLVLLPVIVWKLPESVGFLLRKGQHAKAREMLGKVAPDVPLPAGAQLVMADAKGAGVPMLDLFKQGRTVGTLMIWVSFFCCLLMVYALGSWLPKLMANAGYSLGSSLSFLLMLNFGGVMGAIMGGWLGDRFSLPKVVVAFFALGTVSIALLGFNSPMPVLYLLIAIAGATTIGTQILLYANTAQFYPLSMRSTGLGWASGIGRTGAIVGPLLGGSLMAAALSLKMNFLVFAAPGLVAALAIGVFILWYGRDLASTHATAPATRPAASGTV, encoded by the coding sequence ATGACAACGCTGGAAGTCAATCAGATCATCGACAACGCGCGCTTCACCCGATTTCACTGGATGGTGATGTGCCTGTGCGGCCTGCTGCTGATTTTCGACGGTTATGACCTGTTCATCTATGGCGCGGTGTTGCCCGTGCTGATGAAGGAATGGGGGCTGACGCCGGTGCAGGCCGGCGCATTGGGCAGCTACGCGCTCTTCGGCATGATGTTCGGCGCCTTCGTGTTCGGCCCGCTGGCCGACCGGATCGGGCGCAAGAAGGGGGTGGCGCTCAGCTTCGTGCTGTTCAGCGTCGCCACGCTCCTGAGCGGCTTTGCGACCACGCCCAACGAGTTCGGCATCTACCGCTTCATCGCGGGCCTGGGCTGCGGCGGCCTGATGCCCAATGCCGTGGCACTGATGAATGAATACGCGCCCAAACGCGCCCGCAGTACCCTGGTCGCCATCATGTTCAGCGGCTATTCGCTCGGTGGCGTGCTGTGCGCGGGCCTGGGCATCTACATGCTGCCGCGCTATGGCTGGCAGTCCATGTTCTTCGCTGCGGCCGTGCCCTTGGTGCTGCTGCCCGTTATCGTGTGGAAACTGCCTGAATCCGTGGGCTTCCTGCTGCGCAAGGGGCAGCACGCCAAGGCGCGCGAGATGCTGGGCAAGGTGGCACCGGACGTTCCGCTGCCTGCGGGTGCGCAACTGGTAATGGCCGACGCCAAGGGCGCCGGCGTGCCGATGCTCGATTTGTTCAAGCAAGGCCGCACGGTAGGCACCCTCATGATCTGGGTGTCGTTCTTCTGCTGCCTGCTGATGGTGTATGCGTTGGGTTCGTGGCTGCCCAAGCTGATGGCCAACGCGGGATACAGCCTGGGGTCGAGCCTGTCGTTCCTGCTAATGCTGAACTTCGGCGGTGTGATGGGGGCCATTATGGGCGGCTGGCTGGGTGATCGGTTCAGCCTCCCCAAGGTGGTGGTCGCTTTCTTCGCGCTGGGCACGGTGTCCATCGCGCTGCTCGGTTTCAACAGCCCCATGCCCGTGCTGTACCTGCTGATCGCCATTGCAGGCGCCACCACCATCGGCACCCAGATTCTGCTGTATGCCAACACGGCGCAGTTCTATCCGCTGTCCATGCGCTCGACAGGGTTGGGCTGGGCATCCGGGATCGGCCGCACGGGGGCCATCGTCGGCCCACTGCTGGGCGGCTCCCTGATGGCCGCAGCCTTGTCGCTTAAGATGAACTTCCTGGTGTTTGCTGCGCCAGGCTTGGTGGCGGCGCTCGCCATCGGCGTTTTCATTCTCTGGTACGGCCGCGACTTGGCAAGTACCCATGCAACAGCACCGGCTACACGGCCTGCCGCTTCCGGCACGGTGTGA
- a CDS encoding RidA family protein — protein sequence MNDRQAIIPPGMASVYEKIGYAPALKVGRTIYVSGQIGRDASMKLVEGREAQITQAFENLRQVLETAGASLADVVDLTSYHTDLRDQPLFMQVRDRYFTTHPRPAWTAIGAHMLCGTPGYIVEIKAVAVLRDPTAQNG from the coding sequence ATGAATGACCGCCAAGCCATCATTCCTCCCGGAATGGCGTCTGTGTACGAAAAGATCGGCTATGCGCCGGCGCTGAAGGTCGGCCGGACGATCTACGTCTCCGGCCAGATCGGGCGCGATGCGTCCATGAAGCTGGTCGAGGGCCGCGAAGCGCAGATCACGCAGGCATTTGAAAACCTGCGGCAGGTATTGGAGACGGCAGGCGCGTCGCTGGCAGACGTGGTCGACCTCACGAGCTACCACACCGATCTGCGCGACCAGCCTTTGTTCATGCAGGTGCGCGACCGCTACTTCACCACCCACCCCAGGCCTGCATGGACCGCCATCGGCGCGCACATGCTGTGCGGGACGCCCGGCTACATCGTGGAGATCAAGGCGGTGGCCGTGCTGCGCGATCCGACTGCGCAAAACGGCTGA
- the benD gene encoding benzoate diol dehydrogenase BenD: MTKRFEGKVVIVTGAAQGIGRGVALRAAAEGGRVLFVDRAEFVTEVAAEAPGGNTVGLIADLETYEGARSAMAFAAEKFGGIDILINGVGGAIRMRPYAEFEPEQIDAEIRRSLMPTLYACHAVLPHLLARGGGTIVNVSSNATRGIRRVPYSTAKGGVNALTQSLAMEYAPYNIRVVATAPGGTNAPPRRVPRNAAGDSQQEQAWMREAVQQVTESNFFKRYGSLDDQVGPILFMASDEAAYITGTVLPVAGGDNG, translated from the coding sequence ATGACAAAACGCTTTGAAGGCAAGGTCGTGATCGTGACCGGCGCGGCCCAGGGCATCGGCCGCGGCGTGGCGCTACGTGCCGCGGCCGAAGGCGGCCGGGTGCTTTTCGTCGATCGCGCCGAATTCGTCACCGAGGTGGCGGCCGAGGCACCGGGCGGCAATACCGTGGGACTCATTGCCGATCTCGAAACCTACGAAGGCGCTCGATCGGCCATGGCTTTTGCCGCAGAGAAATTCGGCGGCATCGACATCCTGATCAATGGCGTGGGCGGTGCCATCCGCATGCGTCCGTATGCCGAGTTCGAACCGGAGCAGATTGATGCCGAGATCCGCCGATCGCTGATGCCCACGCTCTATGCCTGCCACGCTGTGCTGCCGCACCTGTTGGCGCGCGGAGGCGGAACCATCGTCAACGTATCGTCCAACGCCACACGCGGCATCCGCCGTGTGCCGTATTCGACGGCCAAGGGTGGCGTCAATGCGCTGACGCAGTCTCTGGCGATGGAGTACGCGCCGTACAACATCCGTGTGGTGGCCACCGCGCCAGGCGGCACCAATGCGCCGCCGCGGCGCGTGCCGCGCAACGCGGCCGGCGACAGCCAGCAGGAACAGGCGTGGATGCGCGAGGCGGTCCAGCAGGTGACCGAATCGAACTTCTTCAAGCGCTACGGCAGTCTGGACGACCAGGTCGGGCCAATCCTGTTCATGGCCTCAGACGAAGCTGCCTACATCACGGGCACGGTGCTGCCAGTGGCCGGGGGCGACAACGGCTGA